Genomic window (Sulfurovum sp. NBC37-1):
ACCAAAGTTGCCGTAGTGACCAATCCCACTGTGGCGGGTTACCACCTTCAAACACTGCTTGCACACATAAAAGCACCGCAGCTTGAGGTGATCACCGTACCCGACGGAGAGGAATACAAGACACTTGAGACGGTAGAGACGATCCTCAATGAGCTTTTTGAACATAAGTTCGACAGAAAATCCCTTCTGATCGCATTTGGCGGCGGGGTCATTGGAGACATGACCGGGTTTACGGCAAGTCTTTACCAGCGCGGGATCGATTTCATTCAAATCCCTACGACACTGCTTTCACAGGTCGATGCGAGTGTTGGAGGGAAAACAGGTGTAAACAACAGGTATGGCAAGAACCTTATCGGTGCGTTCTACCAGCCAAAAGCGGTCTATATCGATCCCGCATTTTTGAAAACCCTTCCTTCGAGGGAATTTTCAGCCGGTGTGGCAGAGATCATCAAAATGGCGGTGATGTTTGACAAAGACTATTTTGAATTCCTGGTCACTGCCGATCTGAGCGATGAAGAGGTACTCAAAGAGACGATACGTAGAAGCGTAGAGCTCAAAGCCTGGGTAGTCAACCAGGATGAAAAGGAAGCAGGGATACGCGCCGTACTCAACTATGGACACACCTTCGGCCACGTGGTCGAGAACGAGACCGGCTATACTACCTATCTTCACGGTGAAGCCGTTGCGATCGGTATGGTCATGGCAAACGCGCTGGCAGTCGAACTTGGCCTGTTGGGTGAAACCGAGGCTGATCGTATCAAAGCACTTTTGGAAAAAGCTTCTCTGCCGACACACTACACGATCAAAGATGTGGATGATTTCTATGAGCACTTCTTCCTGGACAAGAAGAGTGCGAACAACAGTATAAAATTCATTTTGCCTGAAGGCATAGGCGGACATAAAATTGTCAGCGATATCGATGAGAGCGTGGTAAAGAATGTTTTGAAGAAGTTTGAGGAAGAGGTATGATGCACAGGCTTCTTGCTGTTTCACTCCTGTGCAGTATGCTTCTTTTTGCGGCGCCGGCCACAGAGCAGAACGGGACGGTTGCCGTAACACATACGGTTCAGGAGAACAATCAAAGCGTCACCACACTGCAAAGAAAATCCGGTGATGCGCAGGCCAAGGCCAGGCAACTCAAAGCCCTGATAGAGAAAAAGCAGGCACTCGATAAGAAACTGCTCGACAACAACATCTGGTCAAAGATCTACAGCAACTATCATACTTACATGGAACTGAGGAAACAAAAAGAGCATCTGGATGATCAGATGGCCATTCTCGATAACAAATACAAACGAACAAAAGAGGAAGAGAAAGCCTTTGAAATGCTCAAAAGCAAGCGCTCCATTATCGAGGGGAAGCTGCAGTTGCTCAAAGAGTACGAAAGTGATCCTTTCAAAAAATTCTTGAAGCCGCCGGAAATTACCGATGTTCCAACCGTGGGAAATCCTTTGGCGATCATCTCTGCTCTTTCCTACATCAAGAAACTCAAAACGGATGAAACAGAATACGAGAGCCGGTATGAATCCATAAAAAAAGTCATGGAGAAACTCGAGGAGAGGAAGCTGCTTCTCAAGAAGATACTCCTCTACGATGCGAACAACACAAAATACAAAGAGGAGCTTTTAGATACCGAAGAGAAGATCAAAACATTCACACCGGTTGTCGAGATTTTCAAGACCACGCAAAATGTATATACCAAAAAGATCGACGAACTGACACTCAATCTTCGTGCAGACATCAAAAGAGAGATGGAGAAGGCCAGCAACATCGGTATGATCATCCTCTTTTTCATTCTTTTTATCCTGCTGATCAAGTATCTTGTTCGACGCTACATGTCGGACAATGACCGCTTTTACACCATAAATAAAGCGTTGAATTTTACTTTTGTGACACTGATGCTGCTGACACTGCTTTTTGCCTATATAGAGAATGTGAACTATATCGTGACCATTCTTGGGTTCGCCTCCGCGGGTATTGCTATTGCGATGAAGGACTGGTTCATGTCTATTATGGGCTGGTTCGTCATTATCATCGGCGGTGCCATTCATGTAGGGGACAGAGTGAAATTTGTACGTGAAGGTGTGGAGTATGTGGGAGATGTCGTCGATATCTCTTTGCTGCGTATGACCATTCAGGAAGACATTACCTTAACGACCTATATGCACAACAGAAGAGCAGGGCGGATCATATTTGTACCCAATAATTTCATTTTTACCGATATGGTCGCCAACTATTCACATGCAGGCCTGAAAACGGTATGGGACGGTATAGATTTCATGATCACCTTTGATTCCAATGTTACAAAAGCCTCTTCCATTGCAAAAGAAGTCACCAAAAAATATGCCAAAGGCTATACGGAGATCACCCGGAAACAGCTAAATAAACTCAGAAGCCAGTACAGTATGAAAAATACCAATGTAGAGCCTCGCATCTATACCTTCATTGAGCCGTATGGTATCAAGATCTCCGCCTGGTACCATACCAATGCCTATGCGACACTGACACTGAGAAGTACGATCTCCATGGAGATCATAGAGCGACTGCAGGCTGAGAACGACATCTTCCTCGCCTTCCCGACACAGTCTATCTATGTTGACAAGGATGTGCGAAAGCCTCTGCCTCCCGAAGAGATACAGTATGATGAGGATACGCTGGCATGAGTAGTAAAAAAGTCTTTTTCAAAACCTTCGGATGCCGTACCAATCAGTTTGACACGCAGGTGATGATGTCCAAGCTCAGTGAGTTCGAACTCTCACAGGACGATACGCAGAGCGATATCATTGTGGTCAACTCCTGTACGGTCACGAACGGAGCGGACTCTTCTGTGCGGAACTATATCTCCTCCATACAGCGAAAGAACCCCAATGCAAGGGTCATTCTGGCAGGCTGCGGTTCCCACTCCAAAGGGGAAGCGCTTTTCGAAGATGAAAAAGTATTTGGTGTCATGGGACACTCAGAGAAAGAGAATATCAACGAGATCCTCAAAAAAGAGACACGTTTCTACGAGATCGGTGACCTGGAGCATATCGATTCCACCATCGTTGAAGAATTTGTCGGAAAGAGCAGGGCATTCATCAAGATACAGGAGGGCTGCGACTTCAGATGCTCCTACTGTATCATCCCCGCAGTACGCGGGAATGCACGCTCACACCGAGAAGAGACTATCCTCGAGCAGATCAGAAAACTGGCCGCCAACGGTTTTGGCGAGTTCATACTCACAGGCACCAATGTCGGCTCCTACGGGAGAGACCATGACACCTCCATGGCAAAACTGCTCAAAAAGATGAGTATGATCCGCGGTGTGCGTCGCATCCGTATAGGGAGTCTCGAACCCGTTCAGATCGACGATGAGTTTATGGAACTGCTGAGTGAACCCTGGATGGCGAAACATTTGCATATCGCGCTGCAGCATACTTCTGATCGGATGCTCGAACTGATGAACCGCCGTAACAGATTTGCTACAGACCTGGAACTTTTTCACCGGATCGCAGAGAAGGGCTATGCGCTGGGGACGGACTACATCGTAGGGCATCCCGGAGAAGATGAGAAGGAGTGGAAGGAAGGTATTTCCCGTGTCAAGGAACTACCTTTGACACATGTGCATGCCTTCTCCTACTCCAAGCGTGACAATACCGCTTCGGCTGTTATGAAACCCGAAATTCGGGGTAACATCGCAAAAGAGCGCCACCGTGAGCTGACGGCACTTGTCAAAGCAAAGAACTTCCTTTTTCGGCGTGAGCACAACTGTGATCTCGAAGTATTGCTGGAGAGCGGCAAAAACGGCATCTATAGCGGATTCGATCAGTATTTCAACCGTGTACAAGTAGAAAGTGATGAGGATCTCAGTGCGAACTGGGTACTTCTCAATCAAGTGGAGGTAGGCAGTGAAAGCAACAGCGCAAGACTTTAGATCCAAACTCTTCGACAAAAAAAACCTGAAGATCATCCTCACACTCTCAGGTCTGGTCGTTCTTCTGCTTGCCTACACGGCACTGCGTGATACGGATACCCTGATCACGCACAAGCAGGCCAACATCCTCTACAGCAAGGACAAGATCAAAAAGGTGATCGTGGACGGAGACTATATCCATCTCAAAACGGATGGAGGAAACTACAAGATCTATAAAAATGCCATCAATACGGCCGCTTTTTTCAGCAAATATCCTGTGGAGGTAAAAGAGGATAAAGGCTATATCTTCGATCTGCTTTTGCTGCTGATCCTGCTCGGCTCCATCGGCTATCTTTTCCGAATGATGAAAGTGAACCGTCTGCAGCAGCTCAGACAGATCCGCGGTGCGAGAGAAGAGAATGCAGAGATCTACGAACCGGTCCAGGCACTTAAGTCAAACGTGACCTTCAAGGATGTCGCAGGGATCAAAGATGTCAAAGAGGAGCTCGAAGAGATCATCGACTTCCTTCGTGAGCCGCAGAAATACCGTGACATGGATATACGCCTCCCCAAGGGTGTGCTGCTTGTAGGCCCTCCAGGTGTGGGTAAAACACTTATTTCCAAGGCGGTCGCGGGAGAAGCAGGTGTACCGTTCTTCTATCAAAGCGGTGCTTCTTTCGTGCATATTTATGTGGGTATGGGTGCCAAGCGTGTGAGCGAACTTTTCAAAAAGGCCAAGCAGATGGCACCGAGTATCATTTTTATAGATGAGATAGATGCCGTGGGGAAGAGCAGGGGAGAGTTCAGGAATGATGAACGTGAAGCGACGCTCAATCAACTCCTAACCGAAATGGACGGTTTTGAAGAGAGTTCCGGTGTCATCGTTATTGGTGCGACCAACAAGATCGATGTGCTGGATGAAGCCTTGCTTCGGGCAGGGCGTTTTGACAGACGTATCCATATCTCCCTGCCGGACCTTGAGGACAGGATGAAAATACTCGAACTCTACCTGGCACACAAACCAAACAATGTGGACATCGAAAGTGTAGCGCGTATGACCGTCGGTTTCAATTCGGCTGCGCTGGATACCCTGACAAATGAAGCAGCGATCTATGCCATGAGAGAGGGGCGAAAGGTCGTTGAGAACAGTGACTTCGAAGCGGTCAAGGAGAAGGTACTGCTGGGCAAACGCAAGATACTCAGCTTTACGGAAGAAGAGCGGAAGATACAGGCTGTCTATCAGGGAGCCAAAGCGGTCGTAGCCACCTGGCTGGACGTCGAGTTCGAGAAGATCGGGATCGTTACTACCCGACTCTCCGTTCAGGAACACGAGATACTTTCCCGTTCCAAACTCATCAACCGTATCAAGGTCTATCTTGCCGGAAGCATTGCGACAAAATTGCACTATAATGAACAGTTCAACAATGCCGGTACCGACATCAGGCAGGCTAAAGAGTTGCTCAATAAAGTGATATACGACTACTGGATGAGTGAAGACTTCATTGTCAATCCGCATAAGGAAGAGGAGCTGATGCGTGAAATGGTCTCGGAAGTGACCGACCTTCTCAAAAAACTCGGAAAAGCACTCTCAGATGTTTCCGAGTATCTTCTTCAGCATGAAAACATAGACCAGGAAGCGTGTAGAAAAATACTGCTGGAGATATTTTAAACCTTGCGTTACTTCAACGGTTTTTCCCTCAGAGGAGAAGAAGGATTTTTTAGTGAATGGCTTGTAGGGAGTGAACTCTGTGTAGTCGGTTTCAGTTACGGTGCACAGCAGGCACTGGAATATGTTCATGCCACATCCAAAAGAGTGGATAGGCTCATCCTGCTCTCTCCGGCATTCTTCCAGATGCAGAAGTCCAGTTTCATTCGAGCGCAGTTACGCTACTTTGAAGCAGACAAAACAGCTTACACAACACAATTCCTTCAAAATGCAGCTTATCCGTCCACAGTCGATCTTGAACCATACCTGCAGATGGGAAGCAAAGAAGAACTCGAGTCACTCCTGACGTATCGATGGGAGAAAGAGAAAATAGAAGAGATACGCCAAAGAGGTACGGTAATAGAAGTCTTTCTCGGTTCAGAAGACAAGATCATCGATGCGGAGAAAGCATTTGAATTTTTTTCGGATATCGCGACCTGTTACTGGCTGAAAGGTGCCGGGCATCTGCTGTTGAAATAACCTGCTTCACAAAAGGTGAAGTGAGATGTGACTGTAAATGATTCTGTGATCATTGTTATTTAACTTTTGGCATACCGCTTGACTTGGTTTCAGACTGAGTCATTTTTAATAAAACCGATTTCATCTCGTCTAACTCTTTGCCAAAATTAGCCCAATCATTCTGTCGTAGGGAATCCATAGCCTTGTTGTAATGCTCAAGTGCTTTATGCGCTTCAATAGAAAGAACAGTCCTTCCTCCTACATGTTTGCCTGCCGATTGTTGGGGGTTAGCCATCTGACCCGGGGCAACATTAAAGACAGCCTCGAGTGCTTCATCGAGTGTTTTCCTCATCTCTACCTTCTCTTTAAAAGCCACGATAACTCTTTTCAGTTCAGGAATTTGACCCTCTTCCGACTGCAGGTATACCGGCTCAACATAAATAAATGAATTTTTTATGGGAATCACCAGTTGATTTCCTTTTATAACCCTTGAACCTTGCTGACCCCAAAGGGTCAGTTCAGAGGAAATGTCGGGCTGCTGATTGATTCTGGCTTGAATTTGCATCGGCCCGTAAATGAGCTTGTCTTTAGGCAGGGTATACACGATCAGTTCACCGTAATTTGGGGCATCACAGCGGGCACATAACCATGCGTTCATATTATCCTTTTTGGAAGGTGTAATAGGTATCATCAAAATAAATTCTTCATTTTTCGTATCAGGCAAACGCATAATAATATAATAGGGGAACATTTTTTGTTCTCCTCTGCTGTATGTTTCATTTGGAATTTCCCAGTAGTCTTCCTGATTATAAAACACTTTGGGATCGGTCATGTGATACACATTGTACATTTTAGTTTGAATATTAAACAGATCTGTCGGATAGCGGATGTGTGCTTTCAAAAAACCGGGCATGTTGC
Coding sequences:
- the aroB gene encoding 3-dehydroquinate synthase gives rise to the protein MIVPIELAHTKNITYDITIDALPQLTFDTKVAVVTNPTVAGYHLQTLLAHIKAPQLEVITVPDGEEYKTLETVETILNELFEHKFDRKSLLIAFGGGVIGDMTGFTASLYQRGIDFIQIPTTLLSQVDASVGGKTGVNNRYGKNLIGAFYQPKAVYIDPAFLKTLPSREFSAGVAEIIKMAVMFDKDYFEFLVTADLSDEEVLKETIRRSVELKAWVVNQDEKEAGIRAVLNYGHTFGHVVENETGYTTYLHGEAVAIGMVMANALAVELGLLGETEADRIKALLEKASLPTHYTIKDVDDFYEHFFLDKKSANNSIKFILPEGIGGHKIVSDIDESVVKNVLKKFEEEV
- a CDS encoding mechanosensitive ion channel family protein; translated protein: MMHRLLAVSLLCSMLLFAAPATEQNGTVAVTHTVQENNQSVTTLQRKSGDAQAKARQLKALIEKKQALDKKLLDNNIWSKIYSNYHTYMELRKQKEHLDDQMAILDNKYKRTKEEEKAFEMLKSKRSIIEGKLQLLKEYESDPFKKFLKPPEITDVPTVGNPLAIISALSYIKKLKTDETEYESRYESIKKVMEKLEERKLLLKKILLYDANNTKYKEELLDTEEKIKTFTPVVEIFKTTQNVYTKKIDELTLNLRADIKREMEKASNIGMIILFFILFILLIKYLVRRYMSDNDRFYTINKALNFTFVTLMLLTLLFAYIENVNYIVTILGFASAGIAIAMKDWFMSIMGWFVIIIGGAIHVGDRVKFVREGVEYVGDVVDISLLRMTIQEDITLTTYMHNRRAGRIIFVPNNFIFTDMVANYSHAGLKTVWDGIDFMITFDSNVTKASSIAKEVTKKYAKGYTEITRKQLNKLRSQYSMKNTNVEPRIYTFIEPYGIKISAWYHTNAYATLTLRSTISMEIIERLQAENDIFLAFPTQSIYVDKDVRKPLPPEEIQYDEDTLA
- the mtaB gene encoding tRNA (N(6)-L-threonylcarbamoyladenosine(37)-C(2))-methylthiotransferase MtaB, producing the protein MSSKKVFFKTFGCRTNQFDTQVMMSKLSEFELSQDDTQSDIIVVNSCTVTNGADSSVRNYISSIQRKNPNARVILAGCGSHSKGEALFEDEKVFGVMGHSEKENINEILKKETRFYEIGDLEHIDSTIVEEFVGKSRAFIKIQEGCDFRCSYCIIPAVRGNARSHREETILEQIRKLAANGFGEFILTGTNVGSYGRDHDTSMAKLLKKMSMIRGVRRIRIGSLEPVQIDDEFMELLSEPWMAKHLHIALQHTSDRMLELMNRRNRFATDLELFHRIAEKGYALGTDYIVGHPGEDEKEWKEGISRVKELPLTHVHAFSYSKRDNTASAVMKPEIRGNIAKERHRELTALVKAKNFLFRREHNCDLEVLLESGKNGIYSGFDQYFNRVQVESDEDLSANWVLLNQVEVGSESNSARL
- a CDS encoding AAA family ATPase; amino-acid sequence: MKATAQDFRSKLFDKKNLKIILTLSGLVVLLLAYTALRDTDTLITHKQANILYSKDKIKKVIVDGDYIHLKTDGGNYKIYKNAINTAAFFSKYPVEVKEDKGYIFDLLLLLILLGSIGYLFRMMKVNRLQQLRQIRGAREENAEIYEPVQALKSNVTFKDVAGIKDVKEELEEIIDFLREPQKYRDMDIRLPKGVLLVGPPGVGKTLISKAVAGEAGVPFFYQSGASFVHIYVGMGAKRVSELFKKAKQMAPSIIFIDEIDAVGKSRGEFRNDEREATLNQLLTEMDGFEESSGVIVIGATNKIDVLDEALLRAGRFDRRIHISLPDLEDRMKILELYLAHKPNNVDIESVARMTVGFNSAALDTLTNEAAIYAMREGRKVVENSDFEAVKEKVLLGKRKILSFTEEERKIQAVYQGAKAVVATWLDVEFEKIGIVTTRLSVQEHEILSRSKLINRIKVYLAGSIATKLHYNEQFNNAGTDIRQAKELLNKVIYDYWMSEDFIVNPHKEEELMREMVSEVTDLLKKLGKALSDVSEYLLQHENIDQEACRKILLEIF
- the bioV gene encoding pimelyl-ACP methyl ester esterase BioV gives rise to the protein MRYFNGFSLRGEEGFFSEWLVGSELCVVGFSYGAQQALEYVHATSKRVDRLILLSPAFFQMQKSSFIRAQLRYFEADKTAYTTQFLQNAAYPSTVDLEPYLQMGSKEELESLLTYRWEKEKIEEIRQRGTVIEVFLGSEDKIIDAEKAFEFFSDIATCYWLKGAGHLLLK